In Ostrinia nubilalis chromosome 12, ilOstNubi1.1, whole genome shotgun sequence, one DNA window encodes the following:
- the LOC135076699 gene encoding uncharacterized protein LOC135076699, producing MSAPPTPIINLDFPNKNIFEINQKQWNKYSTEPAKNGTLQEWITEPLHLLTSESSSSAMSNGQDASLSSLATGDENNTILTIPEAIRSDQMLSTVNGQHYLEVPLPSTSNGLNQQAPMPVTSNGCQQMYSVPATTSNGHCHQIPMPGTSNGSSYGVSSYGVHYTGSNGNVGYSPNMSGVHTVRPANYIIHPFRPNGGCNVPNGGNGYFVRPGWPVNAISKVVNGVVKKQKRNRTAFTSHQMAELEQEYARARYLDRTRRIELASTLNLNQRTVKIWFQNRRMKEKKDRLEVEAANMGDLPIFVQDGQQYVQVGIENGHFNPALCAEMPMPSVSMPSMTMPSVSMPSVTMPSVPMPSVSMPSMPMPPMPMPHMLPHAPTLPGLEMPYVPENAIQVNGVQAQQPPVPTPAGAGTENPAGANNVEDNWDLAWIRSINIGDDLELQ from the exons ATGTCTGCGCCACCCACTCCTATTATCAACTTGGACTTTCCCAACAAGAATATCTTTGAGATTAATCAAAAGCAGTGGAACAAATATTCCACAGAACCTGCCAAGAATGGAACG CTTCAAGAATGGATTACGGAGCCGCTGCACCTGTTGACTTCGGAGTCATCGTCTTCAGCTATGTCCAATGGTCAGGATGCTTCGCTTTCGTCGCTCGCAACGGGCGATGAGAATAATACGATCCTGACCATACCGGAGGCGATCAGAAGCGACCAGATGCTGTCAACGGTCAACGGGCAACATTACCTGGAGGTACCGTTGCCCTCCACGTCCAATGGGCTGAATCAACAGGCGCCCATGCCGGTGACGTCGAATGGGTGCCAGCAAATGTATTCTGTGCCGGCGACCACCAGCAATGGACACTGCCACCAAATCCCAATGCCTGGGACGAGTAACGGATCCAGCTATGGTGTGAGCTCCTACGGAGTTCACTATACTGGATCCAATGGCAACGTAGGATACTCGCCAAACATGAGCGGTGTCCATACGGTGAGGCCTGCTAATTATATTATACATCCATTCCGGCCCAACGGTGGGTGTAATGTGCCGAATGGAGGTAATGGCTATTTTGTACGGCCAGGCTGGCCTGTAAATGCCATTAGCAAAGTCGTGAATGGCGTTGTTAAGAAGCAGAAGAGGAATCGGACAGCTTTTACAAGCCACCAGATGGCGGAGCTGGAGCAAGAGTACGCGAGGGCCCGGTACTTAGACCGTACCAGAAGAATTGAGCTGGCTTCCACACTCAACTTAAATCAGCGGACGGTCAAAATCTGGTTCCAAAACAGGCGAATGAAGGAGAAGAAAGACCGTCTTGAAGTGGAAGCTGCAAATATGGGTGACCTGCCCATATTTGTACAAGACGGTCAGCAGTATGTTCAGGTGGGCATTGAAAACGGCCATTTTAATCCGGCATTGTGTGCAGAGATGCCGATGCCATCGGTCTCGATGCCATCGATGACGATGCCATCGGTGTCGATGCCATCGGTGACGATGCCATCGGTGCCGATGCCATCGGTGTCGATGCCATCAATGCCGATGCCGCCAATGCCTATGCCTCACATGCTGCCTCATGCGCCTACGCTTCCAGGCCTTGAGATGCCATACGTACCAGAGAACGCCATCCAGGTCAATGGCGTTCAAGCCCAACAACCACCGGTTCCTACTCCAGCGGGTGCGGGCACAGAAAACCCTGCTGGAGCTAATAATGTCGAAGATAATTGGGACCTGGCATGGATCCGCAGCATCAACATCGGTGATGATTTGGAACTGCAGTGA